The following proteins come from a genomic window of Falco cherrug isolate bFalChe1 chromosome Z, bFalChe1.pri, whole genome shotgun sequence:
- the CD180 gene encoding LOW QUALITY PROTEIN: CD180 antigen (The sequence of the model RefSeq protein was modified relative to this genomic sequence to represent the inferred CDS: inserted 10 bases in 7 codons; deleted 1 base in 1 codon; substituted 3 bases at 3 genomic stop codons), protein MAILANRATRVLTSPQAERFRASWQDIAKAAAPTRPQGPTAPGGLREEGADAALAVPGLPTAPRFTTYFPQITVNKRCICEGLGLREIPEKLPVTTENLDFSFNVLSSLQNSTFSELKSLMYLDSIRCQIIRVXDSTFHSNRQLQTIVLSGNLFMLLSDTAFAGLWSPKQLVXMQMGITSMSFVPITNLDSLDTLILGSNHIFSLQLPPNCPTQNLKYLDFQMSNIKAITAADVHILQKTSNVILIFKGNNITYIEPGAFQFHFYSLDFGGCADIPGVLVATQNSTAQILWLGALXGVEKEPYISPXVLHGLCKMSVRDLYLQXRHFRNLNADTIQCLTRLQKLDXQLSALPTSISSMTLLVELVLNVNSFEHLCTISSAACPSLTHLHXGNLQVLQLGSGCLENLAKLQHLNLSKSHTESFECCDKAFSGLSSLQYLNLSHNIKLHPQDIVIRDGANLELLDLAXTPLRINILEGPFXNLHLLQVLNLSSSHINNSVQHPFPGLEKLMLLDLSQNNFELGIMPKDKLFQQLSNXEVLVLSSCELTAINDQAFHSLKKLQHIDLSHNRITALSTEAFSNLKSIYLNFAHNRICIVPHDKLVSLAGHCIINLSYNPLDCTCSNIGSITWYKQSLDKIENPEGTRCSEPKLLAGAQLATVLPSCEINTARIIVVVLAMLSCGAIFIWGAHYFKQNYQ, encoded by the exons ATGGCCATATTGGCCAACCGTGCAACACGTGTGCTGACTTCCCCACAAGCAGAACGCTTCCGAGCTTCCTGGCAGGATATTGCCAAAGCGGCAGCTCCCACGCGGCCCCAGGGACCCACCGCTCCGGGCGGGCTGCGTGAGGAGGGGGCCGATGCGGCgctggctgtgcctgggctcCCCACCGCACCTCG TTTCACTACGTATTTTCCACAGATTACAGTAAATAAACGCTGTATCTGTGAAGGTTTAGGACTGAGGGAGATTCCTGAAAAACTACCTGTCACAACAGAAAACCTTGACTTCAGCTTCAACGTACTCTCTTCCCTCCAGAATTCAACCTTCTCTGAGCTCAAGTCTCTTATGTACTTGGACTCAATAAG GTGTCAAATCATCCGGG ATGACAGTACCTTTCACAgcaacaggcagctgcagacaATTGTGCTGTCTGGAAACCTGTTCATGCTCCTCTCTGACACAGCGTTTGCTGGCCTATGGTCCCCGAAGCAGCTTGT AATGCAGATGGGAATAACCAGTATGTCCTTTGTTCCAATAACAAATCTGGACAGCTTGGATACCCTCATCTTGGGCAGCAACCACATCTTTTCGCTGCAGCTTCCTCCCAACTGTCCCACTCAAAACCTCAAATATCTTGACTTTCAAATGAGTAACATAAAGGCAATCACAGCAGCAGATGTTCACATCCTGCAGAAGACCAGCAATGTAATTCTCATCTTTAAAGGCAACAACATTACATACATTGAACCTGGAGCTTTCCAGTTCCATTTCTACAGTTTGGACTTTGGGGGCTGTGCTGACATCCCTGGGGTCCTGGTGGCAACACAGAACTCCACAGCCCAGATCCTCTGGCTAGGAGCACTTTAGGGTGTGGAAAAGGAGCCCTACATAAGCC ATGTTTTACATGGTCTATGTAAAATGTCTGTCAGGGATCTCTATCTGC CTCGGCACTTCAGAAACCTAAACGCTGACACGATTCAGTGCTTGACCAGGCTTCAAAAGCTGGA CCAGCTCAGCGCACTGCCCACCAGCATCAGCAGCATGACCTTGCTAGTGGAGTTAGTTCTCAATGTGAACTCCTTTGAGCACCTCTGCAccatcagctctgctgcctgcccctcccTCACGCACCTCCA GGGGAACTTgcaggtcctgcagctgggctctggCTGTTTGGAGAATCTGGCAAAGCTTCAACATCTCAATTTAAGTAAGAGTCACACTGAAAGCTTTGAGTGCTGTGACAAAGCCTTCAGTGGTTTAAGTAGTCTTCAGTACCTGAATCTGAGCCACAACATAAAGCTTCACCCCCAAGACATAGTCATTAGGGATGGTGCTAACCTGGAGCTGTTGGACCTAG TTACACCTCTGCGCATCAACATTTTAGAGGGTCCTTTCTGAAATCTGCATCTCTTGCAAGTGCTGAATCTTTCCTCCTCCCATATTAACAATAGTGTTCAGCACCCCTTTCCAGGTCTGGAAAAGCTCATGCTCTTGGACCTTAGTCAAAATAACTTTGAATTGGGGATCATGCCAAAGGACAAACTGTTCCAACAGCTATCCAATTAAGAGGTGCTAGTTTTATCATCCTGTGAACTGACAGCAATAAATGACCAAGCATTTCACAGCCTCAAGAAGTTACAGCACATTGATCTGAGTCACAACAGAATTACTGCGCTCAGCACAGAAGCATTTTCAAACCTCAAGAGCATCTACCTCAATTTTGCCCACAACAGGATCTGTATTGTACCACATGACAAGCTAGTGTCTCTTGCTGGCCATTGCATAATCAATTTAAGTTACAATCCTCTGGACTGCACCTGCTCCAATATTGGTTCAATTACCTGGTACAAGCAGAGTCTGGATAAAATTGAAAACCCTGAAGGAACAAGATGCTCTGAG CCAAAATTGCTagctggggctcagctggcCACAGTCTTGCCCTCCTGTGAGATCAACACAGCAAGAATCATTGTAGTTGTCCTGGCTATGTTATCCTGTGGTGCCATCTTCATTTGGGGTGCTCACTATTTCAAGCAAAATTACCAGTGA